A genomic window from Euzebya sp. includes:
- a CDS encoding type II toxin-antitoxin system HicB family antitoxin gives MLHVRPPCDVARRRTLYDVRTLTAAISQEGDLFVAQCLEVDVASQGATHDEARANLIEALELFFEDGDLVIGPAPIIEQIDVAV, from the coding sequence ATGCTTCACGTCCGTCCGCCGTGCGACGTCGCGCGACGGCGTACCCTGTACGACGTGAGAACCCTTACTGCCGCGATCTCGCAAGAGGGCGATCTGTTCGTGGCGCAGTGCCTCGAGGTCGACGTGGCGTCTCAGGGGGCGACGCACGATGAGGCCCGGGCCAACCTGATCGAGGCGTTGGAGCTGTTCTTCGAGGATGGCGACCTGGTGATAGGCCCAGCGCCGATCATCGAGCAGATCGACGTCGCGGTCTGA
- a CDS encoding type II toxin-antitoxin system HicB family antitoxin has protein sequence MRTLTAAISRQGDLCVAQCLEVDVASQGETHEHARANLMEALELFFQDSDIEVGDAPVIETIEIETRDASARRMGSTGPMQPDPPEPGPVMEAWQVVPAGPGAERADDHGGADDHGGVEIRRRRITVDQVREELDRFEERYGVPTERRLEVFDEDDRCFNEDLNRWSSLDLMWTLAHEDRG, from the coding sequence ATGCGGACCTTGACCGCGGCGATCAGCAGGCAGGGAGATCTGTGCGTCGCCCAATGCTTGGAGGTCGACGTTGCCTCCCAGGGGGAGACCCACGAACACGCCCGCGCGAACCTCATGGAGGCGCTTGAGCTGTTCTTCCAGGACAGCGACATCGAGGTCGGCGACGCACCAGTCATCGAGACCATCGAGATCGAGACGCGGGACGCATCCGCACGGCGAATGGGCAGCACAGGGCCGATGCAGCCCGATCCGCCCGAGCCGGGCCCCGTCATGGAGGCGTGGCAAGTGGTGCCGGCCGGGCCCGGGGCGGAGCGCGCCGATGACCACGGGGGCGCCGATGACCACGGGGGCGTCGAGATCCGCCGCCGTCGAATCACCGTGGACCAGGTCCGTGAGGAGCTGGATCGGTTCGAGGAGCGCTACGGCGTGCCGACCGAACGTCGGCTGGAGGTCTTCGATGAGGACGACCGGTGCTTCAACGAGGACTTGAACCGCTGGTCGAGCCTGGACCTCATGTGGACGCTTGCGCACGAGGACCGTGGCTGA
- the mobF gene encoding MobF family relaxase yields the protein MLNIGKLAVGGGEYYLEVVASGVEDYYLGAGEAPGWWTGAAAHRLGLSGRVTASDLQAVLAGQHPRTGQRLRRGDGKPRLPGFDLTFRAPKSVSLLWALTPPEIGEEVRAAHDRAVQTALTYLQRHALATRRGAGGTEIVDVDGAVAAAFRHRTSRAGDPLVHTHVLVANLAHTPDDGRWRTLHGRRLYQHAKTAGYVYQAALRHELTIALGVAWAAPVNGTADVDGVPREVIDHFSRRRADILAALDAVGQSSAKAAQVATLTTRQRKEYGVSHATLYERWTARAEAIGFGTQRLERLLFTETRRLLDGVDVDRITDQLAGPDGLTATTSTFTRRDVVRAWCDRLPRGATLDVLEQLTDATLAHDTGVFVRLTPPHLRPGTDTPEVDQVLQRLSAAAAVRAEDCPPLRDTVTAILTHSKVRPDVLADRLLAEPLDDARDHLGVLTWRARIHATQFNIPLDTTPTPGSTTGTDRFTSLRPDETVYSTPDLLRTEQQALHQATTAVATVACDPAVVDAALAGNVRLSDEQAVMVRQITTGVQGVQVVVGRAGTGKTTALAAAVPLWRQAGCTVVGVALAARTAQQLGEEAGIPAATIDRLLAGLDANPPRHTDVIVVDEAAMVGTRTLARLIDHTTAVGARLVLVGDHHQLPEIDAGGLFRALARHPHTVELTTNRRQHDPAERAAVDAIRDGHDTTAVDHFTHPARHQSHETAEDAIRAVVEGWWADRQAGLTTTMLAARTDQVDWLNTLARQRLADAGHLYGLDTPIGTRQYRIGDAILCLRNDRRLGVLNGTTAVIDAIDPATLTVHATTTHGHAITLPASYTDADGITHAYATTVHKSQGRTVDTTHVLLDDTAYREMTYVMLSRHRHTARIHRTQDPAVESDGLHPTATQPIATADISTALRRTHAQRLAHDAAPAR from the coding sequence GTGCTGAACATCGGCAAGCTCGCCGTTGGCGGCGGCGAGTACTACCTGGAGGTCGTCGCCTCCGGCGTGGAGGACTACTACCTCGGCGCCGGCGAGGCCCCGGGCTGGTGGACCGGCGCTGCCGCCCACCGGCTCGGCCTGTCCGGCCGGGTCACCGCCTCCGACCTGCAGGCCGTCCTCGCCGGGCAGCACCCCCGCACCGGCCAGCGGCTGCGACGCGGTGACGGCAAGCCGCGGCTGCCCGGGTTCGACCTGACCTTCCGCGCACCCAAGTCGGTGTCGCTGCTGTGGGCGCTCACGCCACCCGAGATCGGCGAGGAGGTCCGGGCCGCCCACGACCGGGCCGTCCAGACCGCCCTGACCTACCTGCAACGCCACGCCCTGGCCACCCGACGCGGCGCCGGCGGCACCGAGATCGTGGACGTCGATGGCGCGGTGGCGGCGGCGTTTCGGCACCGCACCTCCCGCGCCGGCGATCCACTCGTCCACACCCACGTGCTGGTCGCCAACCTCGCCCACACCCCCGACGACGGGCGGTGGCGCACCCTCCACGGCCGCCGGCTGTACCAGCACGCCAAGACCGCCGGCTACGTCTACCAAGCCGCCCTGCGCCACGAGCTCACCATCGCCCTCGGCGTGGCCTGGGCGGCGCCGGTCAACGGCACCGCCGACGTGGACGGGGTGCCGCGGGAGGTGATCGACCACTTCTCCCGCCGCCGAGCCGACATCCTCGCCGCTCTCGACGCTGTCGGGCAGTCCTCGGCCAAGGCCGCCCAGGTCGCCACCCTCACCACCCGGCAGCGCAAGGAGTACGGCGTCTCACACGCCACCCTGTACGAGCGCTGGACCGCCCGTGCCGAGGCGATCGGGTTCGGCACGCAGCGGCTCGAGCGGTTGCTGTTCACCGAGACCCGCCGCCTCCTCGACGGCGTCGACGTCGACCGCATCACCGACCAGCTGGCCGGCCCAGACGGGCTCACCGCCACCACCTCGACGTTCACCCGACGCGACGTCGTGCGGGCGTGGTGCGACCGGCTCCCCCGCGGCGCCACCCTGGACGTCCTCGAGCAGCTCACCGACGCCACGCTCGCCCACGACACCGGCGTCTTCGTCCGCCTCACCCCACCGCACCTTCGTCCAGGCACCGACACGCCAGAGGTCGACCAGGTGCTGCAGCGGCTGTCGGCCGCAGCCGCGGTGCGCGCCGAGGACTGCCCGCCGCTGCGCGACACCGTCACGGCCATCCTGACGCACTCCAAGGTCCGCCCCGACGTGCTGGCTGACCGGCTCTTGGCCGAACCCCTCGACGATGCCCGCGACCACCTCGGCGTCCTGACCTGGCGCGCCCGCATCCACGCCACCCAGTTCAACATCCCACTCGACACCACCCCAACCCCCGGCAGCACCACCGGCACCGACCGGTTCACGTCGCTGCGGCCGGACGAGACTGTCTACTCCACCCCGGATCTGCTCCGCACCGAGCAGCAAGCCCTCCACCAGGCCACCACCGCGGTCGCCACCGTGGCCTGCGACCCCGCTGTGGTGGACGCCGCCCTGGCAGGCAACGTCCGTCTCAGCGACGAGCAGGCGGTGATGGTCCGCCAGATCACTACCGGCGTCCAGGGCGTCCAGGTCGTCGTCGGCCGGGCCGGCACGGGCAAGACCACCGCCCTGGCTGCCGCCGTCCCGCTGTGGCGACAGGCCGGCTGCACCGTCGTGGGGGTCGCGTTGGCTGCCCGTACCGCCCAGCAGCTCGGCGAGGAAGCCGGCATCCCCGCCGCTACCATCGACCGGCTCCTCGCCGGCCTGGACGCCAACCCGCCCCGCCACACCGACGTCATCGTCGTCGACGAGGCCGCCATGGTCGGCACCCGCACCCTCGCCCGACTCATCGATCACACCACCGCCGTCGGCGCCCGCCTGGTCCTGGTCGGCGACCACCACCAGCTCCCCGAGATCGACGCCGGCGGCCTCTTCCGTGCCCTCGCCCGTCACCCCCACACCGTGGAGCTGACCACCAACCGGCGACAGCACGACCCCGCCGAACGCGCCGCCGTCGACGCCATCCGCGACGGCCACGACACCACCGCCGTCGACCACTTCACCCACCCCGCCCGGCACCAGTCCCACGAGACGGCCGAAGACGCCATCCGGGCCGTCGTGGAGGGCTGGTGGGCCGATCGGCAGGCCGGCCTGACCACCACCATGCTCGCCGCCCGCACCGACCAGGTCGACTGGCTCAACACCCTCGCCCGCCAACGGCTCGCCGACGCCGGCCACCTCTACGGCCTCGACACCCCGATCGGCACCCGCCAGTACCGCATCGGCGACGCCATCCTGTGCCTGCGCAACGACCGGCGACTCGGCGTCCTCAACGGCACCACCGCCGTCATCGACGCCATCGACCCGGCGACGCTGACCGTGCACGCCACCACCACCCACGGACACGCCATCACCCTGCCCGCCAGCTACACCGACGCCGACGGCATCACCCACGCCTACGCCACCACCGTCCACAAATCGCAAGGCCGCACCGTCGACACCACCCACGTCCTACTCGACGACACCGCCTACCGCGAGATGACCTACGTCATGCTCTCCCGCCACCGCCACACCGCACGAATTCACCGCACCCAGGACCCGGCCGTCGAGTCCGACGGCCTCCACCCCACCGCCACCCAACCCATCGCCACCGCCGACATCTCCACCGCCCTTCGACGGACGCACGCCCAACGACTCGCCCACGACGCCGCTCCAGCGCGCTGA